ATCTATATAGAAACAAACGTACATTTCGATCAAAGAAGATGTTAATGTAATGCGGCTTGTTAGTCCGGCATGCAGTAACGTAAAATacagttatacgatataaatcGATACAGCGTAAATGAAACTATCTTTCCTTTGTACGTATTCCTACTATTGTATTGTTACTCGATATTTAGAAATGTCGATGCACGTTTAAGATCAAGTTTAGGCTataaattttactaattttcgtatcaaaaattttttatcgtattcATTATtcgtaaacattttttattctgcgatatacgttttatttattcgttgctcTTACTAATAGGAGTAATAAATCCACTTTGTAAGATTATGATACGTTTAAaggtttcttattttataaacttttctTCGCTGGTCGTTGTATATTTCAAATTGGGAAGAACGATTTATTTGTACCGATCGATACAACGAAATAAGGGACTAATTTTCCcggtaaatataaatgtatctcGGAACGAATCGTAAACGATTTTTGAATATCGGGTAGGTAGTTATAAGCACATTTGCCGCCATCTGACGGGGACGTTCCGCATCGAACGTTGTTGCAAGGGAATGCTGAAAGATGTCCGATCTGTATATGCGGTAATATCGCTGTGCAATGAAATCGATAATCCTCGTCTTACGTCTGGTTTTTGCCTTCGTGCAGATGCTATCGCGAAggtcaaaatttaaataaacgatCGCTCGTCGCACAGTGCGCTTAGAAATCTCTATGCATTTACTATCGGCTAGTAACGCCGATACATGGTTGAAAGGATGttttattattcttcttttttattcttgcaACGAATTAGTATAGAAATACAGGATAGGTGGCATAAATACGTGTGCGTTGTCTTTATCGATTCGACTAATCGTAATTTGGTAAAATGGTAGCAGCCTATGAATACAGGCAGTAGAGAATTGTACCATTAGCTTTCGATAGAAATTTTGTACAAAGATATATTTTCGTAAAATGGTATCTCGTAGAAATGATATTTTCATAGAGGAAGATTGTAAAAAATTTGctaaaacgacgaagaaaagtTTTCAAGTTTTCGATAGAAATAATACGATCGTTATCGTTtcgtaagaaataataataaacagttTCTGTGTAACGTTTTAAAAAGATTTGACCCTGTGGAGCGATACCTATGGAGACGCCTGCGTCTCTGTCCTATCGATCGACCTGAATCCACGGCAGATGTGTATACCGTGAAGCGCCGTGATTCGCGTTTTCTGCCGGTTTTGCACGCGATCTGTAATTATCGGGCGGCTCGTAGCGGTCACGACACTTGGCCGAATGCGAGTCTCTGCGAGTTTAAGCAGGTTGCCGCAGTTATCCGGGCGATGAGACGAAGAAAGGTACGAGAGTTTTAAACTTTCAAGAATTGTTGTCTATTTTATTGGTCTTCGAATCTTTCTTGTACAGCAATGGTGACAATATATTTGGGATTCTTTCGCATCGTTAGTAGCATGGTACACGAGCGGTTTGGCTTCCATCTAGGATACATGCGTAATTATCAATGTGTTCGGTCCAAATTATTCTTAACAGTTTATCGATAACAGAGTAGAGTTCTTTTGCTGAAAGTACGAAGAAACGTACATACTGTAGCGGGTATACGTATGGCAGGTTCCTATTTAAGAACcgtgtattataaatttaaacgtGACAGTTCGAATGCTCGAATTATTATGTGCGACTAGCGCCGAATACGATTTGAATCTCATTTTCGGCAAGCACGAAGCTCGTTAgatttaacgttacacaattTATCGCAACAAAGTTTATTGTTTTAATCGTTCGAATCGAAAAGTTACGAAAAGTTACGAAAAATTACGAAAAGTTACGAAAAGTTACGAAAAGAAGTTACGAAAAAAAGTTggtataaaaaaatttcttctGTTTTTAAAATGCGTATAAAGCATTATTAGCGTTTCTTAAGAAAGTATTTGTTTCGTGCGAAACTTTGTTATCTTGTGACGATCGATTCTATCGAGATATTTGCCGAAAGTTTGGCTCTTTTAACGAATGATATACGTTTAGAAAAATATTGCTTCTATAGCACGCGCCGAACCCGTTTTACGTTTTCTGTGCTGTAAGTACACGCTCGTAAATCGATATAATCGTAAATAATTGTACCATGCTCCGCAAGAGTAGCCCGCTTAACGTTCGATTTGTCCATACTATAGCGGGGTCCGTACTAACGATCCGGCGCGTCAAGCCGAACTCGATAATCACGGATCGCTAGTTGATTCCGATTATAAACTTACTTCTTTACTACACCGATTTCGTGAAAAAATCGTTCAATCGTCAACAATTCGATAGAGCAACGTACGTATATCCTCgcattatctaacgttacataTTCTCACGGTACTCGAAACCGCATTTCGTTTCTGTTAAATCAATAACACGGATTTACTAAACGATTTACTAAAGATCtttatcgatcgaacgaaaccAACTCCTCGATTATTATCTCTTGGTAAAGTTTTctatcgtttaaaaattgtcGGCAACGAATGCGGCAACGTAACGAGTTCGTAATACGCGATGTACAGATTGGCCTGTCGTTAATCGATAGGTCGACGATCGCGCAAGGGCAAACCTATATTTAAGAATTTTCGGGCTTTTGTCTTTCGTTCGTgcgtttcttatattttatttggaCCAGCTATTAAACGATAACGCCTTGTTGGGCGAGCAATTGTTTCCTTTGATGAAGGCTCGGCGACTCTCCTTCCATCTCTGTCGGCTTAACACCGTCCAACGACTTCGACgtctttaaattattcaaagctTTCAAACAGTTGTTCGTGGTCATTTCTAAGGACTTGGAGCTTTTCAGCGACGCGTTCGCCAGTTTCTTTATAGTCTCTGAAATAGGACACTTGATGAAATCGGCTCTCTCCCTCTCCTTCTCTTTGATCCTCTGATTATTCTCCACGGTCAGCATAGAATCTTTCGATTCGACTAGCTGCTCTTCCATTTCCGCTTCTTCTTTCGCGTCTTTCGCGTCTTTCGCGTCTTTCGTTTCTTTGGAATCGTCGTTTTTCGTTTTTCCGCTTTCTTCCACGTTCGATCCTCTCAGGACATCCGGTGACCCGGTCTGGTCTTGATCCGATTCCACGCGACCGTTATTATTGGTCTCTTCGTCCTCTTTGCGGTCGTCTTGGCCCAATAAAGATTTTGGCGGTGCCTCGACGTAGCCGCTTTCGTCGCTATCCACTTCCTCGTCCAACGAGTCCAAAGTCAAGAAAGGGGAGTCGTCGTTTTGCAGCAAGTTGTGACTCATTCTGCCAGGGTATTTTTCCATCGCTCGTCTCTCTCTATCCTGCGGATCGTCCAACCTGCataatatctcgcctcttggtCTATAATCCACCACGTCGTCAAAGTCCTCGACGTACTCGAAATCGAACACGTGCGACGCAGGATCCTCtatctcttcctcctcctcctccatcGATTCGTCCTCTTCGTTCCGATGTGGAAACCTTTCACGGCTGATGTGCACCGTGTTTCGACGGTGAAAACGCGGACTTCCGGCACAGGTCATGAAGTTTGGCGAACCTTCGGAATTTCTTCGGGGACCTGCGCCTCTTACGACCGCGTCATCCGAGAACATCACTCTTCTCTCTATTCGCTGTTCCGTTGTCTCACCTGTAATTTACGATAGCAAAGGAGTAAACTATAAAGGAATAAGACTCTAATAATTCATATCTCGAACAATCTCAAGTAATCTATTATAATTTGGATCATTTAGCCGAGTTGTTCCGCTTCCAGTTGCTCGAGTTCAAGTAACTTGACTTTTTTATTTGTACTCGCTATATTTGTGTTGCGTTGATCTTgacgtatttaaaaatataaaaaaaaaaaagaaaagaaaaaagaaattatcgatCTAGGGACTAGGCAAGTGGATCGTCGGAAGAGGATACCTTGGTACGTCGAAAATTGTTAGAAAAATTAGTCACAACGGATAAACAGGGAtatataggaattatatagaaattgGAATATCTGCAGAAATACCGAACAATTTGCTCAGTtattatgctaatacgttatattacCGATCGTTAGATAAGATAaactttatattaataaaatagtttcaagAGACTCGAATCGATGTAGGTAATCCGAACCAAGTTTAACCGACCTATATAGTTTATCGACGAAATCCGATTCGCTTTTTTCTGCTCAAATTTTTCTCTAATATCAGTTTTTAAAGTTTGATCTTTAACAATCTTCCTTAATCTCAAAACAATTGATTTGACGATAATTCTCTGTAactataatatatttgttttatacgCGTATGTTTTCAAATTCATCGTATTATCTTTTAGCTAGGTTCGTCGCCCGATTcattatacacacacacacacacacatatatatatatatatatatatatatatatatatatagagagagagagagagagagagagagatttgaGAGAAAAgccaaaattgaaaaaatttgaagagatttaattttatttttatgtacctGTAGCATGGTGATCTTCCGGACCTGGAGCTCTTTCTTCGCTGGTCGCGGTGCTGGCTGTTTCACAGCCGCTCGAAATACTTCCGTTCTCGTCGGAAGATTCGCGATTCAGAGCATCGAGTAATCGAGCGAGCCTCCAGCTATCTTGATCTTGCCAACTGTGCGCCACGTTCTCTAGTGTCCTCAACTCTTCGAGAATCCTCTGCTGCTCTATTTCCTCAGCGACGATATCTTCCTCGATCGCTGATAATTTCGGCGCGCTTTTCGATCTCTCGAGGGGAGGTCGGTAATTCTGGCCTCCGATACTGAGAAGTAGCTTTCGTCGTGGTAAGGAAGGGTTCTCATACAGAGCGTTTGCTAGCGAtaatctgaaaaaaaaaaacaatgttcacagttttaaaaatttagtctCCTCACTTGGCGTTATCATTTTTTTCTATAACAGCGTGGAAAGATTAATTTTAGTTTCCATATTGATCGAATATATCGTATTAAACAGGCAAAAAAGTTTTTCGATCGTCTATAGATTAGGGGCGGATCGTGGGTCAATACGTGGTTCTTGATAGGTATTACGTTCCTCTTGTAACGCGTAGAAATAGTTGTTATAAAATTTGTGCATCGTTATCTTACACGAATGCAGAGTaacgttcgatcgttcgattttttgataatttcaaataatcgtTACGTTTGGTGTGGAACGAGTCGGTGTCTCGATGCTTATATACGTTTACGTGTTTTCTTCGAGTCGGTTACTTATATACGGTCAATGACAGTAGAGTCCGAGTACACGTATCTATCGAATTTTGAGTATTTGGCTTGCCGAAAGAGAAATTACGCTCTGctacaaaattatttctacTTTGAAATCGATAGAATTATCATTAGcgcattttcaataaaattacttttaatttcttTGACAGCAACGGGAGATAACAGCacattattgttaataaatgtCAACAATAAAATGTATACGTAGCTTTTTATGctttcacacacacacacacacacacacacgttcAACAGATTTACGTCACTTTTGTAATATCGTGTGAAAAAACGTTGCAGGCCTATCGTTTTTACtgtaatattctatatattaaagGAGAGTACTGTAATTATCCGCATGTTTCGCGACCAACTGTATCGAAGCAAATATTgttcatttaatttaatgtaaGGTAACATGGCTTTCCGATATCCGGCTCAAAGTTCTGTCATTCGGAACAAGCATCTGTAATTTGCAACAATCGATCGGGATTTTGATCGTGCGAAAACATAAATCTCTGATATTATTTAAGGAAAACGATCGTTTCTTTTTAGAGACATTCGGTTAGATACGCGTTGTCGAACGATCGAATTTGACCTGAATCGTGACTCGATTGCTGCGATCGTGTTCTACGAACGCGACCCAAATTGTCTCTTCGGCGAGAGGTTACGGTGTTACGGCAAATACGCTTGGCAATGCtggcacacacacacacacacacacacgaagTGCATCCGATTTCCCCGCCGTCGAATTCCTGCGGGAATCCACTGGCCTCGATTTTCTTACGGTAAAGGAAGACGGGGTTTAAACGACGTATCTACGATTTCCTGATACGGGCTACGTCTAATATACGTCGAGTATATGccatgtatttatttatttttatttattatccattACAGGGAGAGACTTGCGATGagtaaggaaaaaagaaaagagaaaattgtaCGCGTATAAGACGTTGTACGTAGTTGCTAATCGGAATTAAAAGGAtacgattaataaataaagaaataggtATACGTTACCGTTTCTCGGCTCGATGAAAGTAGTAGTGGAAGGTTTTACTTGTCCAACTCGGTCCAACGATGATTTCAAACGTGAAATATGTGACCAAGAGCAAATTCTTTCCCTTATTGAATTAGGTACATCTTTCTCCGCGAAACAGATAGTAGGATGATAAACAACCGTTTCGAGTACAGTCGGCAATTAAATTCGTTCAGGAATAGACAAGTTCGTTCGTtcgggatatatatatatattggcgAATAATATACGAAAAGAAGCTTCGTGTACATAAAGTTTatcgaaagaggaaaagaacgtTTATtcgatttcctttctttttttaatctcaTTGTTCGGAAAAAGGATCGAAACTTCTCGAGAGGCTCGTTCAAAATATTTGGTTATACGGATAACGTAATTAACGTTCGATTCCGCGGAAACGATATATATTGTTTGAGAAAAGCATTGGAATCAGAGTGTATCGCGTCAGTTCCTTTGTAGATGGATTCGAAGAGCGCCATTTCAAAGGTATCAAAGGTAACGACGGTTAACGAAGGCGCGGATAAAGCAGCCAACTATCCTCGCGTTATAAGTAGACGATGTAAATAGCGACACGAAAGATTATCTTAAACATTGTTAGAAAAGAAAACATTGTTGCAAAGGTCTTAACAGAAGAGCATACTCCATACTATTTGATAGGAGAAAAcgatatcaaaaaaaaaaaaaaaataggaaaaatgtcAAAGTTGAAAGTGTGAGACGTAGGATAGAAGCGTCGATCGACGCGGAATTAGAATAGGTTAGGCGGCTCTAACTGTACAAAGTTGCCGGTGAGCTTCGACGTTGAAGCAACGCGTTAATAGCAGAGAAAACaggaaagtaaaaaaagaaaagcttaCTCTATAAGCTCGTGTGTGACAGAAATAGGAAATAGGAATAGGAGTAGGAATAAGTGTAGATAACGAATAACGAGGACCGATCGGTGTGTGAgctgtaaatttaaatttgcttGTCTGGACTACGGCGACATCGATCGATGCCGATTACAAACTGCGAATCTGTTCGATGATCCTTTCGCGTGATTCTTTTCGACGATCTTGCTGTTCTCTTTCGTATTTACGCGTAACACACGATCGATTTGCTTACCTAGCATTTTGTCTGGAGACCTTGTCCCGTCGGAATTCTAGGAGCGCTTGTTGTAACCTGGCGTTCAAGGTCGAGGCCAGCCTCCTGGCGGTGGACTCCTTGCTACAGAGGGCAGCGTGGCACCTGAGCTCTGGCCTCAACCTACGTCCTTCGTGCCGGTAGACCCAGACGAAGAGGCGAGGATGAGAAGCAGGTGCCGTGCAATAGGTCACTCTATGCGCCCAGTACTCTGTCAAACCGTGATCCTTGGTCGTGGCGGTCAAACCGCCGTTCGTGACCGTCAACCTCATCGACACGTCCGGCCTGCTGCTGGTAACGTAATTGCGCCATAACGTCGACACTGGTTTCTCTACACAGCCCTCCCCTGCGATTTCAATCAGAGTTTCTTGTCAAATTATGGCGGAATTATCGCAACTGTTGCGTTTTATGCGCGCGAGTAGGGATCAGAATTTTCTTATTCGACAgtggcttttcttttttttctttttcctctttttttttttgtttcaagaTAAAAACCTTGTATAATACGTTTCAAGATCTAAAGTCGTACAACACGTGTTGGAAAGAGGTAACCGGTTGTACGTCGATCGTTGTCTCGCTCCATCTTCTAGCTCCTCTAAAATAACGATACTAGTGGTTTCGTTAAAGCATTATCGTATTATGTATACCATTGGCATTGCAACTAGTTTCGAACCAAGATGTCTCTATACGATGCAAAAGGTTGTTACGTTGTTACGTTCAAACAACGTAACAATCGCCTTACTGTTACCGCGTGCCATTATTATTCAATGtttgtatcgcggtattattaAGAGTGGCATCAGCGAGTAACAGTAATCGAGACAAAAGCTGCGCGTACACGAGTTTCACCGCTCGTTTCCGCGTACAATTACACGTAGTACAATTGCACGGTACGCAATATCTATTACAGAGCTCGAAACAAAGTGGTTCTGTTCAGGGTTAAAGCCAAGACGCGGTCTATATTCGCACGAATCCGAACGTAAAACTATTCTCTGCTTCTTCCGCATGGGGTCACGATACGTATCTCTGTTATGGGTTATGGAAAACGACAGGAACGATATTAATACGTCGATAGCgatttctcaaaaaaaaaaaaaaaaaaaaaaaggagattcCGAGTGTAAAGCTATCCACGTTGGAGTAATAATCGTAGGAAATTGAAAAGAAGAGGAGGACagttataaaaatgaaaagaaccGCGAAATAAGGAAATAAGAAGCGAATAGAAAGAAAGCGGTATTCAATTTTCGAAATTGTCACAGTCTCGAAAACTTTGAAACGCCGCGATGTCCGTCCGATCGATGATATCTTTGAAGAAGTGGCTGGAAGAAGCGTAAGAAAGGACGGCGAGCGGTCGTTACCATCGAATGCCTTGGCGCGTGTACGCCTCGACTAGACAGACATTCCAGCTTCTAGACGCGTACGGAATACACGGCGAGGGAACTAAATCGAGGAACAGGCATATCTTGACCTTCGATACAGTTCGATTGGCCGTTCTTCGTTCGTTGCTCGGATCGCGTTACCAATTTAGAGATACAGGAAACGCCGGTAGTAGTACAGTTACTTACAGTAAAGAAAGCGATGGAAGGGAGCGCGTGAGTCGCGAAGAAACGAACAGGGCAACGACAGGGTGCGACAGCGGGTAAACGTCGCCGCGAAGTAACCTGCTCTCTTCTAACAGAGTAGAGATGGCTAATTGCAAGTCATCGGGTCATCGCACGAGTAACTAAACCTGACCCGCATTCTCTATAATATTTTGCTACGCCGTTTTCTTTTCTTGGTTCGTCGTGTATATGAAATTCGATTCACGCTGCAATTGCTTCGTACGAGTTTTATTTGTTCGAACGAAATTTCTAAGACAACGCTCGATCAAATCCTATCGCTTACTTTCCAATCGAACGAAATTCGTACGCGTTGGAGAGGAGAGTCTAGCGCGTTAAAGTAAGAAGAACAGTTTGTATTTATACTTATCTCGTCGGTCTTCCTGCCTACGCTTAAATTTTAAAACTCCTACATCGCTCGTTCAAAGTCGATTTGTAATTGCTTTTGGACTCGATTCGATTTTCTATAATATGACTTTCGCGAGACTTGGAATTCCTTGTTAGTGGCTAATAATGGACAGAGCTCGAGAGAATTGATATCTAGATCGAAGgaataaaatctatttttatgatattttatcgATTACACGCTTatgataaagaaaaatattcgagaCAATGGCACGATAAAGATAAATATGCGAGCCACGTGTCAAACCAGTTATTCGCTAATCCGTTGTTTCCTTGGATTACAATCACGATAGAAACGTATTATCGAGAAACAGGTGCGACGTATTTGAAATTAGGGAACAACAACGGCGAAAGAACAGAAGATGACTATAAAAGTCTAAAGCAACGGAattagttatatatataatcggatggaaattattttcataacgTACGATGTTTCGAAGAAAGTACGATTCATCGATGTTCTATCTCGGAATTCTTCTTCGAGCTTCGCAAACTTGTATACCTCGGGTCGGTGAACTCGTCTGGGACCGGCTAGGCTGAACGTCTAATTAAAAAAGGATACGTAGGTCCGTTTAAAAAAAGTGGCATTTGCCTTAAGAATTTTGGTGGTATGTCCGCTTACGaaagatttataaataatactgCGTTTTAGCAATACCTCCATGCAATGATTAAAACGCGATAGCCTATATCGCGTGTAACTACGTTCATCCGTATTTGCTAATTCAATTAATTGCATCTACCTACGTATACCGATTAAATTGCCAATTAAATTGCTCGTTACGTAGATTATTTCGTGTTGTTATAATTAGATTCTTCTTGTTATTATTTCTTGTTGAATTTCATATATCGATTTGGTAAACGAATTCGTAAGTAAGATGTAAGTAAGATGTACGTAATTTAAAGTTAAGCTATGTTGCTAGCAGCTATAATAGAAATTATCACGCAGCTCTATCTTCGTTCGACGATGGTAAAGCGATTATGTTTTAACATACGTTGAATCAAACGTCAGTCGATAGAATGCTACCGCAGAGTATTATAAATCGTAACGtttaaatgaaatatgtatGACACTGCGTTGCAAAAAAATGGCAAACAAAGTAAAATAATCAAAGTGATACTACTAAGCGATCAACAAGGAAATGATTTTAATCTTCTTGACATGAATTTtgatcgataaatattattagcACCTATATAAAAGCCGACTTTCACCTTACGTAAAACACTTTGctttctatttaataaaattataaatttcataaattcaccgaaaatttcattttcactttccgcgaggaaaaagaagattaaTTGGAAACGAAAAGGGAAGGAACGAACGAAGTGAAAAGGGAAGACGATCGGAGAATAACGTTTCTAACGAGAACGAAATACGTTGATGTTCTACCGGATAAGTTAAAATTGTAATGATTTaccatttatcaaaaatattttgatcGGGCGAGTATGCGACTTCCGAGTAAATTCATCCACTGATTGCAGGAGCCAATGTTGCATCGACGCAGCGTTTCATTTATGGCATTCTTTTCGGTAAATTTACATGGATGAATCTGAACGCTACGATCGACGCGAAGAGAAATTCCAAGAATCTCTTTCGTTCGTACTTTTTCGCTCGATTTTCTATTTTCGCTGGTTTCTCGCTGTTAGATGCACGCGAGTCTTTCGTCTAGATGCATATCGAGATAAACATTTAACGCTGTCCTTTCCGATTAGATCTTTGCCGCTCGGATCGACTTGGCCATGTTACGCGTCTCATTATCCGGTGAAAGTAGCGCGAACTGACTTTCAGTGGGCCAAGAAGTGGAAAACTCGAATTAACGCCAACGTAAACGAGTAATAATAGTACGAATAACCGTATTTTCTTTCATCTATACgctgcaattttataaattttgaagaAACGAAAGTGCCGGCTTTATCCGTTCGTAGCGCTCGCACCATTCGTTCCGCCGTATGATTTTTAATAGGTTCATTTATTTCGTAACGTATAAGGTGATCgtcataaatattcatatagtaAAATAGAAGTATGTGTTCTACAGAACGAAGCGTAGCAGTCTTGATACTCTAAAGACATAAAATATAAAGGATGATTGTTCGATAGATAAGATTTGGATCGACCATGTCACGGACATTTCAAGATCGATGAGTTTCGACTATGGTCGTAACCTGCTGAAACGAAGATGATAAGATTTCTTTCTGCAGAAGATTTTCTTACGTATACGTGTTACGAGTATAGCATACAGCACATTTTATGTGCATTTCGTAGATAGATCTtagatatatatctttttaatacaCGTTATTTCGTTTCTATCTAAATGAAACTatacctatatatattatatttgaaataattagaaTCGACCTGTTTAAGGTTGATTCGCCTTTGTATAACTTATAGTTTTATagttattgaaatttttcattaaaaaattactcgGTTAGAACTAGAAACGAGTCGGTGTTTGTATAAGGAtgaaatttatgcaaattcagaAACCTGTTGCTTTCGAAACGAAAAATCAGTAACGTTGAAATCAATCTCTCTTGTGCTTCTTTGTATGCGTACTTTGTACGTAGGCTTGTACGAACGAAATCAAAGATAGACGTTGATCCGTGAGCTGGTGAGAAAATAATCAGGGCTTTTAATAATCGATATCTCGTTTGAAACTTTGTAACGTAAATTCGAATCGAATTCGTCGCGTTTCACCATTGACGTTTCTCTGTGTGCAAATACGAAGGACAAACTATCCTGTCGTTAATGTAAACCCACCGTATGCcgattaaaaatacttttctttttcctcaaAGAAGACTAAAAATAGTTTTGTTTTTCCTAGTAGCGGAGAATAATCAATCGCGCGTTCTGCTATTATACGAGAAAATTACCCTAACTACGACCAACTAACAAAAGTCTACAAGATAATTTTTATGATGGCAACGTTGTAACTGTATCGATGCTTTTGTCACCGACGAAACGATCGTCTTCTTTGTTTTACCACTCTTTGAATGTTGTACAGTTGCGAACAAAGTGGTTCCGATGTAAATAACAGACGAGTCGATTATTTAGAAAACAAtgcgataaatatttcatgatTCGTAATTACGCGCAAAGTTTAGTTTCTCGTTGCTTTCGTTACATCAAGCGGCTaaccgtataacgctaaattCTTGATTTACGTCAATACATATTCTCGCACtatgaaattcaaatatttctcaGGCGCAACAGGCAACAGAATCCAATTAACTTGGATGTTTCATCCGACATTCCGCGCATATTTCGTCCGTTTCGAAAACTGCGCACTTGAAACAAGTACGAATCTTGAGTTTCGTAATTAAATTCAACGCGGTTTCTATCGGATCGTTTACAGTTTTACGGTTTACGGTTCAAATGGTTCAActtatcaaatttgaaaaaaaaaaaaaaaaaaaaaaaaggaagaaaactgTAAAACCGGTGATTTTTTAAAGTTTCCAGTAACGAAATTActttgtcattttttttttttttttttttttttataaaatgttctcgtttctTTGCCATTTATGGCAAGCGCCGGTAAACAAATATCTCGATACTTTCTTTACGCGTTGTTTACGACGATTCCAGCCACGTGCGGCGTTTAAACTCGTTCAGGTTTTACCTGAGAAGACAACATTTCGTATGCATCGATCCAACAGAAATGGCGAAACATGTTGCCGTTCGGGTAAATCGAATCCCGGTTGAATACAATCGATAAAAGTGAATCGTGCGAGCAAACGATCGTCAAAATCCGAGCCATTAGTCTATTCTCGATTCTCGCAAACGGATTAGCAGGTTTTCTTACACGTTCTCGTTTATGCTGGTTTCTTACGCCTCTATCATTGGCGACTTCGTCTTCTTCACACCGCCGATAGCATTCGTCATTGTCATTTTTATGCTCCGGTGGAAATTTTCGTTTGCTCGAGTATCGCGATATACATACTATGCATGTATGCGAGTACAAAGTCTTGGAACCTGCTAATTGTCTTTATCGCGCTCCGCTTATCGCCCAACTGTTACGTCAATAGCCGTCCC
The Bombus terrestris chromosome 10, iyBomTerr1.2, whole genome shotgun sequence genome window above contains:
- the LOC100650891 gene encoding uncharacterized protein LOC100650891 isoform X2, producing the protein MRLTVTNGGLTATTKDHGLTEYWAHRVTYCTAPASHPRLFVWVYRHEGRRLRPELRCHAALCSKESTARRLASTLNARLQQALLEFRRDKVSRQNARLSLANALYENPSLPRRKLLLSIGGQNYRPPLERSKSAPKLSAIEEDIVAEEIEQQRILEELRTLENVAHSWQDQDSWRLARLLDALNRESSDENGSISSGCETASTATSEERAPGPEDHHATGETTEQRIERRVMFSDDAVVRGAGPRRNSEGSPNFMTCAGSPRFHRRNTVHISRERFPHRNEEDESMEEEEEEIEDPASHVFDFEYVEDFDDVVDYRPRGEILCRLDDPQDRERRAMEKYPGRMSHNLLQNDDSPFLTLDSLDEEVDSDESGYVEAPPKSLLGQDDRKEDEETNNNGRVESDQDQTGSPDVLRGSNVEESGKTKNDDSKETKDAKDAKDAKEEAEMEEQLVESKDSMLTVENNQRIKEKERERADFIKCPISETIKKLANASLKSSKSLEMTTNNCLKALNNLKTSKSLDGVKPTEMEGESPSLHQRKQLLAQQGVIV
- the LOC100650891 gene encoding uncharacterized protein LOC100650891 isoform X1; translation: MKTMGDLALNSIDEQNGTCASAQNPTAGKEFGHKTLKSLKRGLGRLWRRHRGNASITEYDPCYKVAYLGNVLTGWAKGEGCVEKPVSTLWRNYVTSSRPDVSMRLTVTNGGLTATTKDHGLTEYWAHRVTYCTAPASHPRLFVWVYRHEGRRLRPELRCHAALCSKESTARRLASTLNARLQQALLEFRRDKVSRQNARLSLANALYENPSLPRRKLLLSIGGQNYRPPLERSKSAPKLSAIEEDIVAEEIEQQRILEELRTLENVAHSWQDQDSWRLARLLDALNRESSDENGSISSGCETASTATSEERAPGPEDHHATGETTEQRIERRVMFSDDAVVRGAGPRRNSEGSPNFMTCAGSPRFHRRNTVHISRERFPHRNEEDESMEEEEEEIEDPASHVFDFEYVEDFDDVVDYRPRGEILCRLDDPQDRERRAMEKYPGRMSHNLLQNDDSPFLTLDSLDEEVDSDESGYVEAPPKSLLGQDDRKEDEETNNNGRVESDQDQTGSPDVLRGSNVEESGKTKNDDSKETKDAKDAKDAKEEAEMEEQLVESKDSMLTVENNQRIKEKERERADFIKCPISETIKKLANASLKSSKSLEMTTNNCLKALNNLKTSKSLDGVKPTEMEGESPSLHQRKQLLAQQGVIV